One stretch of Salarias fasciatus chromosome 19, fSalaFa1.1, whole genome shotgun sequence DNA includes these proteins:
- the LOC115406743 gene encoding claudin-20-like isoform X3: MASTGMQIFGFVLALLGIMGAMVATLLPNWKVSADVGSNIITAISQMQGLWMDCTWYSTGMFSCTLKYSVLSLPAYLQTARTTMVLCCVLAAMGLCLASLGLKCTRWGGGRRSKRHAAIASGGCFVAAGFLCLVPASWFTNEVITNFLDSSVPESNKFEPGGAVYVAFVSAGFLFVGGSIFCMSCSGKRHGPQDLVLLPPPDKLLLQQQQQQLLQQQQELQHQYCSLSPLDNKTGYSLQDYV; the protein is encoded by the coding sequence ATGGCATCCACTGGCATGCAGATCTTTGGATTTGTTCTGGCGCTGCTGGGCATCATGGGCGCCATGGTGGCCACGCTGCTGCCCAACTGGAAGGTCAGCGCCGACGTGGGCTCCAACATCATCACCGCGATCTCCCAGATGCAGGGCCTGTGGATGGACTGCACGTGGTACAGCACGGGCATGTTCAGCTGCACGCTCAAGTACTCGGTCCTCTCGCTGCCGGCGTACTTGCAGACCGCTCGCACCACCATGGTGCTGTGCTGCGTGCTGGCCGCCATGGGCCTCTGCCTGGCGTCCCTGGGACTGAAATGCACGCGCTGGGGCGGCGGACGGCGCTCCAAGCGGCACGCGGCCATCGCCAGCGGGGGCTGCTTCGTGGCCGCGGGCTTCCTGTGCCTGGTGCCCGCGTCGTGGTTCACCAACGAGGTCATCACCAACTTCCTGGACTCCAGCGTGCCCGAGAGCAATAAGTTCGAGCCCGGGGGCGCCGTGTACGTGGCCTTCGTCTCGGCGGGGTTCCTCTTCGTCGGGGGGTCCATCTTCTGCATGTCGTGCTCTGGAAAGAGGCACGGCCCccaggacctggtcctgctcccTCCCCCGGacaagctgctgctccagcagcagcagcaacagctgctccagcaacagcaggagctccagcaCCAGTACTGCTCCCTCTCCCCGCTAGACAATAAGACTGGCTACAGCCTGCAGGACTATGTGTAA